TTACAAATGGCCAAAATTAATACATATCGCCTCGTCCGACCCCTGATCCCGCCATATTTCAGCCCGAATACGCGCCGAAAACAGGGGATGCCACACCGGGCGCGCAGAATCCAGCATTCACCCGCTTCCTCCCCCGGACAGTCGCCCTGACGAAAAAATGGCCGGATGAAATGCTTTTTCTCATCTGCTCTGCAATATGTATGAGGAAAACCATGTCCGATGGCGCCATCACGTATCAACGAGTATTCCTCATTGCAATCGTTGTCGGGGTCATCTCCGGTGTCGGCGCCCTCCTGTTCTTCGAAGGCCTGAAGATCGGGACACATTTTTTTATGGAGACGATCGTCGGTTATTCCCTGCCTGAGGAGGGGCAGAGTTTCACCGAGATCGCCATGTGGTCCCCACCGCAATCTCCATGGTTGATCCTGCCGGTGATCTGCCTTGGCGGTCTCCTCTCCGGTCTCCTCGTCTATACCTACGCTCCGGAGGCGGAGGGGCACGGGACTGACGCGGCGATCCGCGCCTTCCATGGCGAAGGGAGGATCAGGCGCCGCATCCCCCTCCTCAAGGCGCTGACCGCCATCATCACCATCTCCACCGGCGGAAGTGCGGGGCGTGAAGGTCCCACCGCCCAGATGTCCGCCGGGTTCGGATCGATGGTGGCGGATTTCCTGGGTCTTTCCGAGCGTGAACGCCGCATCGCCATCGCCACCGGCATCGGGGCGGGCATCGGAACGATTTTCAAGGCCCCGCTCGGCGGGGCCATTCTGGCAGCAGAGATCCTCTACACCCGAGACTTCGAATCCGATGCAATAGTACCCGCTTTCCTGGCCTCAGTGATCGGTTATGCAATATTTGGTTTTTTTGAAGGATTTGAACCGGTGTTTTCCCCGGTATCGGTGGACTGGTCGGTTGTGCACCTCCCCTTCTTCCTCCTGCTCGGCGCCTTCTCCGCCGTCTTCGGAATCCTCTATATCCAGACATTTTACGGGACAAAAAAGGTATTTTCGTCGTTTTTCGAGAAGCACCGGATCCCGAACCATATCAAACCCCTCTCCGGCGCCTTCCTGACCGGGGCCATCGTCGTCTCCCTCTGCTACATCTCCCCCGAGACAGCGATGATGGGGCTTGGAGGACTCGGCACCGGCTACGGTTTTGTCCAGCTCGCCCTCTACTCGATGCTGCCCCTCTCGGTCCTGCTCGTCCTCCCCTTCGTCAAGATCCTGACCACATCCCTGACCGTCGGTTCCGGCGGGAGTGGAGGTGTGTTTGCCCCGGGCCTCGTCATCGGCGGTGCCGCCGGAGGTGCCATCGGCATGGCCCTGCACATCGTGATCCCCTCCCTCATCCCCCCGGAGATCATACCAGGCTTTGTGGTCGTGGGGATGATCTCCTGTTTCGGCGCCATCTCACATGCCCCCATCGCCGTGATGATCATGGTGGTAGAGATGACCGGAAACTTTTCCCTTTTTGTACCGGCCATGGGTGCGGTGGCCGTTGCCCATGTGCTCATCGGTGAAAAGACAATTTTTATCGAGCAGGTACCAAACAAGGCACAGTCCGGAGCGCACAGGGGAGAATTCTCCGTCGACGTGCTGGAGGAGATCAGTGTTGAGGAGGTGATGGTGGGGCGCCCTGCCGTCATATCCCTCGACCCCACCGACCCTTGCGAGAAGGTCTTCTCCCTCATCACCACCACACACCATACGGGCTACCCGGTGCTCGAAGGCAACCGGATCGTCGGGATCATCACCACACGGGATGTCCGGGAACTCCTTGCAGACGGGGATCTCTCGCTGCCGGTGAGCGAGCGGATGAGCAGGAATGTGGTGACGATCGCTGAGACCAGCACCCTTGAGGAGGCGCTCCAGGTGATGATCGAGCACGACATCCATCACCTGCCGGTGGTCCGTGAGGATGACCCATTCATTCTCTCCGGTTTTCTGACAAGGACCGACCTGATGCTGGCCCACACCCGCTTCCTTTCCACGAGGAAGTAAACTTTCACCCCGCACACACGGCGATCACTCATATCGGTATGCGGAGAAGATCTTCGCCACCATGCCCGACCCCTGTTTCATCTCATCCATCCTGCATTCATCCGCCATCTCGGTGCTTGTGGCACCGGAGAACATGCTGCGGCGCGTGCTGGAGGAGTGCCTGAATGCTGCAGACAGTCGGGCCCTCTACATCTCCCCCAACTATTCACGCCTGGTCGGAACGATCCGGATCCCTGATCCCGGTTTTTCTGTACGGAGGGCACTTACCGCCTTCCAGGTCATCACCATCCTGCAAACAGCCAGCGAGAGCACTGTCATCATCGAATATGACCGTGAAACCTTCGGTGATCTGACGGAACTGTCCATGGTGTTTGCGGGAGGTTGCCGCGATTTTGCCCTCTCCGCCACCGTCATCATCTGTGCCACCGGGTTCGACCCGACTCTTGCCGCAGTCACAGAACAGGCGGACCGGACAGTTCGAATAGGGAGAGGACATTGATGTGGATCCTTGATCTGGCACCGCACAACGGTGCGGTCGACATCTGGGAGAAGGAGGGGGGCGAGATCAGATGCCGGCGCGAACCGGTTCCTGCTCCCTTTCTCTTCTCTCTTCAGGATCCGCACCTGCACTGGCAGATGATCGAGGCACTCGAGAGAGAAACAGACTGCAGGGAGTGTACATTCAGCACGCTCCATGGTCGGCGAACCGGATATTCCATCACAGCACCCCGCCATACCGCCGAACTGATCGAACAGCAGACACACTACACTGCAGAGGTCTTCAACGTCGATATCCGTCCCGAGCAGCGCCTCTGTGCAGCGTTCGGGGTCACACCCTGTGCCATGCCGGGAGAGGGGGCGTTCACCATATCGCACCAGCACCCCCTCACAACCCTTGAGATTGCCGCACGGGGCAGACCCTACCTCGATCACCACCCTGAGTCCTTTCAGGTGGGAAATACTATGATCAGGGGGCGCTGGACCGGGATGGTCGCCTCCCTTCTGGAGGAGGTTTTCGCTGCAGACCCGGACGTAATTTTTTTCCCGCATGCAGATGTCTGGACGGCAGCGATTGCCCGGACCGCCGAGGTCGAAGGGTTACCATTTTCCTTCAGCAGAAATGGCCGTTATCGCCAGATGCAGGAGTCATCATACGAGAGTTATGGAAAGACCAGGTACCGACCCGGCGCAATCATCCCGGAGGGGCGGGTGCTCATCGATACAGCACAGAGCTT
This genomic interval from Methanofollis fontis contains the following:
- a CDS encoding chloride channel protein; protein product: MRKTMSDGAITYQRVFLIAIVVGVISGVGALLFFEGLKIGTHFFMETIVGYSLPEEGQSFTEIAMWSPPQSPWLILPVICLGGLLSGLLVYTYAPEAEGHGTDAAIRAFHGEGRIRRRIPLLKALTAIITISTGGSAGREGPTAQMSAGFGSMVADFLGLSERERRIAIATGIGAGIGTIFKAPLGGAILAAEILYTRDFESDAIVPAFLASVIGYAIFGFFEGFEPVFSPVSVDWSVVHLPFFLLLGAFSAVFGILYIQTFYGTKKVFSSFFEKHRIPNHIKPLSGAFLTGAIVVSLCYISPETAMMGLGGLGTGYGFVQLALYSMLPLSVLLVLPFVKILTTSLTVGSGGSGGVFAPGLVIGGAAGGAIGMALHIVIPSLIPPEIIPGFVVVGMISCFGAISHAPIAVMIMVVEMTGNFSLFVPAMGAVAVAHVLIGEKTIFIEQVPNKAQSGAHRGEFSVDVLEEISVEEVMVGRPAVISLDPTDPCEKVFSLITTTHHTGYPVLEGNRIVGIITTRDVRELLADGDLSLPVSERMSRNVVTIAETSTLEEALQVMIEHDIHHLPVVREDDPFILSGFLTRTDLMLAHTRFLSTRK